From a single Pyxicephalus adspersus chromosome 11, UCB_Pads_2.0, whole genome shotgun sequence genomic region:
- the LOC140341395 gene encoding sialic acid-binding Ig-like lectin 14 isoform X5, producing the protein MEYAKMGKNWNTRTITARDVTKKIILNNSRNCGLTLSNMKIKSYHHLCYYQILLFLISHLVRGIESQTYPGYSINVSSHVTVQRGLCVYIPCSFTVPTTETLTGIAVGIWYKWRKTPVASNNRSFSSNGRFFLTGDVQRGDCSLYIENPLYEDGGSYYFKVEDNIRFNYQDIMSFIEVTGLTDKPEISPKKSWLEGEKVTLSCTSPGRCRGITPNITWKGNIHNFETNNHVINHENGTKTHFSNITFTSRREQNNSILSCTVQLEGRLTTKQEITIKVEYPPRPPEIKCSIISKDSNELQSNKDCAMDANNTIYPLQGSSLSLSCSADSVPESSMMWKSFSETKTFSTMHKLILANLSRANEGIYMCQATNIYGTSNTSVTIKVASQGASKTFIATASRGGVFAAVIIVTGALLIQFFRKRKKMPDNTKLQKSHISNNDAIYCNIEMSPKNFRMNPTEQAESTQTSGL; encoded by the exons ATGGAATATGCAAAAATGGGCAAAAACTGGAACACTAGGACTATTACGGCTAGAGATGTGACAAAGAAGATTATATTGAACAATAGTAG GAACTGTGGACTAACACTTTCCAACATGAAAATTAAAAGTTATCATCACCTGTGCTATTACCAGATACTCCTTTTTCTCATATCCCATTTGGTAAGAG gtATTGAAAGTCAAACTTATCCTGGATACAGTATAAACGTTTCTTCCCATGTAACTGTCCAGAGAGGATTGTGTGTGTACATTCCATGTAGTTTTACTGTGCCGACAACGGAAACCTTAACTGGAATCGCTGTGGGAATTTGGTACAAATGGCGTAAGACACCGGTGGCTTCTAATAACAGAAGTTTTTCCAGCAATGGCCGATTCTTTCTGACTGGAGATGTACAGAGAGGGGACTGCTCATTGTACATAGAAAATCCATTATATGAAGATGGGGGTAGCTATTATTTCAAGGTAGAAGATAATATAAGATTCAACTACCAAGATATAATGTCTTTTATAGAAGTAACAG gCCTAACAGATAAGCCTGAGATCTCACCCAAGAAGAGTTGGCTTGAGGGAGAGAAGGTGACACTAAGCTGCACGTCTCCTGGAAGATGTAGGGGGATAACCCCTAATATTACATGGAAAGGAAATATCCACAATTTTGAAACAAATAACCATGTTATAAATCATGAAAATggcacaaaaacacatttctccaacaTTACTTTTACGTCAAGAAGGGAACAGAACAACTCAATATTATCATGCACAGTGCAGCTCGAAGGGAGATTGACCACTAAACAAGAAATTACCATAAAAGTTGAGT ATCCCCCAAGGCCACCAGAAATCAAATGTTCAATCATCAGCAAAGACTCCAATGAACTCCAATCTAACAAGGATTGTGCCATGGATGCCAATAATACCATATACCCTCTACAGGGGTCATCGCTTTCCCTGTCCTGCTCTGCAGACAGTGTACCAGAATCCTCCATGATGTGGAAATCCTTcagtgaaacaaaaacattttccactatGCACAAACTCATTCTTGCAAATTTGTCACGCGCCAATGAAGGAATATACATGTGTCAAGCCACAAACATCTATGGAACTTCAAATACATCGGTCACCATCAAGGTAGCAT cACAGGGAGCTTCCAAAACTTTTATAGCTACTGCTAGTCGAGGTGGAGTTTTTGCTGCTGTTATCATAGTGACTGGAGCTTTATTAATACAGTTCTTCAGAAA aagaaagaaaatgccaGATAATACAAAGTTACAGAAATCCCATATCAGCAATAATGATGCAATATACTGCAATATAGAAATGTCTCCAAAG AATTTCAGAATGAATCCTACTGAGCAAGCTGAATCAACCCAAACCTCTGGACTCTGA
- the LOC140341395 gene encoding sialic acid-binding Ig-like lectin 14 isoform X2, translating into MKIKSYHHLCYYQILLFLISHLVRGIESQTYPGYSINVSSHVTVQRGLCVYIPCSFTVPTTETLTGIAVGIWYKWRKTPVASNNRSFSSNGRFFLTGDVQRGDCSLYIENPLYEDGGSYYFKVEDNIRFNYQDIMSFIEVTGLTDKPEISPKKSWLEGEKVTLSCTSPGRCRGITPNITWKGNIHNFETNNHVINHENGTKTHFSNITFTSRREQNNSILSCTVQLEGRLTTKQEITIKVEYPPRPPEIKCSIISKDSNELQSNKDCAMDANNTIYPLQGSSLSLSCSADSVPESSMMWKSFSETKTFSTMHKLILANLSRANEGIYMCQATNIYGTSNTSVTIKVAYPARAPEIKCSIISKGSNELQSNKDCAMVANNTIYFPEGSTLSLSCSADSVPESSMVWKSSNETKTFSTMHKLILANLSRANEGIYMCQATNIYGTSNTSVTIKVASQGASKTFIATASRGGVFAAVIIVTGALLIQFFRKRKKMPDNTKLQKSHISNNDAIYCNIEMSPKNFRMNPTEQAESTQTSGL; encoded by the exons ATGAAAATTAAAAGTTATCATCACCTGTGCTATTACCAGATACTCCTTTTTCTCATATCCCATTTGGTAAGAG gtATTGAAAGTCAAACTTATCCTGGATACAGTATAAACGTTTCTTCCCATGTAACTGTCCAGAGAGGATTGTGTGTGTACATTCCATGTAGTTTTACTGTGCCGACAACGGAAACCTTAACTGGAATCGCTGTGGGAATTTGGTACAAATGGCGTAAGACACCGGTGGCTTCTAATAACAGAAGTTTTTCCAGCAATGGCCGATTCTTTCTGACTGGAGATGTACAGAGAGGGGACTGCTCATTGTACATAGAAAATCCATTATATGAAGATGGGGGTAGCTATTATTTCAAGGTAGAAGATAATATAAGATTCAACTACCAAGATATAATGTCTTTTATAGAAGTAACAG gCCTAACAGATAAGCCTGAGATCTCACCCAAGAAGAGTTGGCTTGAGGGAGAGAAGGTGACACTAAGCTGCACGTCTCCTGGAAGATGTAGGGGGATAACCCCTAATATTACATGGAAAGGAAATATCCACAATTTTGAAACAAATAACCATGTTATAAATCATGAAAATggcacaaaaacacatttctccaacaTTACTTTTACGTCAAGAAGGGAACAGAACAACTCAATATTATCATGCACAGTGCAGCTCGAAGGGAGATTGACCACTAAACAAGAAATTACCATAAAAGTTGAGT ATCCCCCAAGGCCACCAGAAATCAAATGTTCAATCATCAGCAAAGACTCCAATGAACTCCAATCTAACAAGGATTGTGCCATGGATGCCAATAATACCATATACCCTCTACAGGGGTCATCGCTTTCCCTGTCCTGCTCTGCAGACAGTGTACCAGAATCCTCCATGATGTGGAAATCCTTcagtgaaacaaaaacattttccactatGCACAAACTCATTCTTGCAAATTTGTCACGCGCCAATGAAGGAATATACATGTGTCAAGCCACAAACATCTATGGAACTTCAAATACATCGGTCACCATCAAGGTAGCAT ATCCCGCAAGGGCACCAGAAATCAAATGTTCCATCATTAGCAAAGGCTCCAATGAACTCCAATCTAACAAGGATTGTGCCATGGTTGCCAATAATACCATATACTTTCCAGAGGGGTCAACACTGTCCCTGTCCTGCTCTGCTGACAGTGTACCAGAATCTTCCATGGTGTGGAAATCCtccaatgaaacaaaaacattttccactatGCACAAACTCATTCTTGCAAATTTGTCACGCGCCAATGAAGGAATATACATGTGTCAAGCCACAAACATCTATGGAACTTCAAATACATCTGTCACCATCAAGGTAGCAT cACAGGGAGCTTCCAAAACTTTTATAGCTACTGCTAGTCGAGGTGGAGTTTTTGCTGCTGTTATCATAGTGACTGGAGCTTTATTAATACAGTTCTTCAGAAA aagaaagaaaatgccaGATAATACAAAGTTACAGAAATCCCATATCAGCAATAATGATGCAATATACTGCAATATAGAAATGTCTCCAAAG AATTTCAGAATGAATCCTACTGAGCAAGCTGAATCAACCCAAACCTCTGGACTCTGA
- the LOC140341395 gene encoding sialic acid-binding Ig-like lectin 14 isoform X1, whose product MEYAKMGKNWNTRTITARDVTKKIILNNSRNCGLTLSNMKIKSYHHLCYYQILLFLISHLVRGIESQTYPGYSINVSSHVTVQRGLCVYIPCSFTVPTTETLTGIAVGIWYKWRKTPVASNNRSFSSNGRFFLTGDVQRGDCSLYIENPLYEDGGSYYFKVEDNIRFNYQDIMSFIEVTGLTDKPEISPKKSWLEGEKVTLSCTSPGRCRGITPNITWKGNIHNFETNNHVINHENGTKTHFSNITFTSRREQNNSILSCTVQLEGRLTTKQEITIKVEYPPRPPEIKCSIISKDSNELQSNKDCAMDANNTIYPLQGSSLSLSCSADSVPESSMMWKSFSETKTFSTMHKLILANLSRANEGIYMCQATNIYGTSNTSVTIKVAYPARAPEIKCSIISKGSNELQSNKDCAMVANNTIYFPEGSTLSLSCSADSVPESSMVWKSSNETKTFSTMHKLILANLSRANEGIYMCQATNIYGTSNTSVTIKVASQGASKTFIATASRGGVFAAVIIVTGALLIQFFRKRKKMPDNTKLQKSHISNNDAIYCNIEMSPKNFRMNPTEQAESTQTSGL is encoded by the exons ATGGAATATGCAAAAATGGGCAAAAACTGGAACACTAGGACTATTACGGCTAGAGATGTGACAAAGAAGATTATATTGAACAATAGTAG GAACTGTGGACTAACACTTTCCAACATGAAAATTAAAAGTTATCATCACCTGTGCTATTACCAGATACTCCTTTTTCTCATATCCCATTTGGTAAGAG gtATTGAAAGTCAAACTTATCCTGGATACAGTATAAACGTTTCTTCCCATGTAACTGTCCAGAGAGGATTGTGTGTGTACATTCCATGTAGTTTTACTGTGCCGACAACGGAAACCTTAACTGGAATCGCTGTGGGAATTTGGTACAAATGGCGTAAGACACCGGTGGCTTCTAATAACAGAAGTTTTTCCAGCAATGGCCGATTCTTTCTGACTGGAGATGTACAGAGAGGGGACTGCTCATTGTACATAGAAAATCCATTATATGAAGATGGGGGTAGCTATTATTTCAAGGTAGAAGATAATATAAGATTCAACTACCAAGATATAATGTCTTTTATAGAAGTAACAG gCCTAACAGATAAGCCTGAGATCTCACCCAAGAAGAGTTGGCTTGAGGGAGAGAAGGTGACACTAAGCTGCACGTCTCCTGGAAGATGTAGGGGGATAACCCCTAATATTACATGGAAAGGAAATATCCACAATTTTGAAACAAATAACCATGTTATAAATCATGAAAATggcacaaaaacacatttctccaacaTTACTTTTACGTCAAGAAGGGAACAGAACAACTCAATATTATCATGCACAGTGCAGCTCGAAGGGAGATTGACCACTAAACAAGAAATTACCATAAAAGTTGAGT ATCCCCCAAGGCCACCAGAAATCAAATGTTCAATCATCAGCAAAGACTCCAATGAACTCCAATCTAACAAGGATTGTGCCATGGATGCCAATAATACCATATACCCTCTACAGGGGTCATCGCTTTCCCTGTCCTGCTCTGCAGACAGTGTACCAGAATCCTCCATGATGTGGAAATCCTTcagtgaaacaaaaacattttccactatGCACAAACTCATTCTTGCAAATTTGTCACGCGCCAATGAAGGAATATACATGTGTCAAGCCACAAACATCTATGGAACTTCAAATACATCGGTCACCATCAAGGTAGCAT ATCCCGCAAGGGCACCAGAAATCAAATGTTCCATCATTAGCAAAGGCTCCAATGAACTCCAATCTAACAAGGATTGTGCCATGGTTGCCAATAATACCATATACTTTCCAGAGGGGTCAACACTGTCCCTGTCCTGCTCTGCTGACAGTGTACCAGAATCTTCCATGGTGTGGAAATCCtccaatgaaacaaaaacattttccactatGCACAAACTCATTCTTGCAAATTTGTCACGCGCCAATGAAGGAATATACATGTGTCAAGCCACAAACATCTATGGAACTTCAAATACATCTGTCACCATCAAGGTAGCAT cACAGGGAGCTTCCAAAACTTTTATAGCTACTGCTAGTCGAGGTGGAGTTTTTGCTGCTGTTATCATAGTGACTGGAGCTTTATTAATACAGTTCTTCAGAAA aagaaagaaaatgccaGATAATACAAAGTTACAGAAATCCCATATCAGCAATAATGATGCAATATACTGCAATATAGAAATGTCTCCAAAG AATTTCAGAATGAATCCTACTGAGCAAGCTGAATCAACCCAAACCTCTGGACTCTGA
- the LOC140341395 gene encoding myelin-associated glycoprotein-like isoform X6 — translation MKKMAWTMLPPDQDEGGFQDSVGPNQDQVWRNGGLCGTKCLTDKPEISPKKSWLEGEKVTLSCTSPGRCRGITPNITWKGNIHNFETNNHVINHENGTKTHFSNITFTSRREQNNSILSCTVQLEGRLTTKQEITIKVEYPPRPPEIKCSIISKDSNELQSNKDCAMDANNTIYPLQGSSLSLSCSADSVPESSMMWKSFSETKTFSTMHKLILANLSRANEGIYMCQATNIYGTSNTSVTIKVAYPARAPEIKCSIISKGSNELQSNKDCAMVANNTIYFPEGSTLSLSCSADSVPESSMVWKSSNETKTFSTMHKLILANLSRANEGIYMCQATNIYGTSNTSVTIKVASQGASKTFIATASRGGVFAAVIIVTGALLIQFFRKRKKMPDNTKLQKSHISNNDAIYCNIEMSPKNFRMNPTEQAESTQTSGL, via the exons atgaagaagatggcatGGACCATGCTTCCTCCAGaccaggatgaaggaggattccaggacagcgtgggaccgAATCAAGACCAAGTGTGGAGGAATGGGGGGCTCTGCGGAACTAAAT gCCTAACAGATAAGCCTGAGATCTCACCCAAGAAGAGTTGGCTTGAGGGAGAGAAGGTGACACTAAGCTGCACGTCTCCTGGAAGATGTAGGGGGATAACCCCTAATATTACATGGAAAGGAAATATCCACAATTTTGAAACAAATAACCATGTTATAAATCATGAAAATggcacaaaaacacatttctccaacaTTACTTTTACGTCAAGAAGGGAACAGAACAACTCAATATTATCATGCACAGTGCAGCTCGAAGGGAGATTGACCACTAAACAAGAAATTACCATAAAAGTTGAGT ATCCCCCAAGGCCACCAGAAATCAAATGTTCAATCATCAGCAAAGACTCCAATGAACTCCAATCTAACAAGGATTGTGCCATGGATGCCAATAATACCATATACCCTCTACAGGGGTCATCGCTTTCCCTGTCCTGCTCTGCAGACAGTGTACCAGAATCCTCCATGATGTGGAAATCCTTcagtgaaacaaaaacattttccactatGCACAAACTCATTCTTGCAAATTTGTCACGCGCCAATGAAGGAATATACATGTGTCAAGCCACAAACATCTATGGAACTTCAAATACATCGGTCACCATCAAGGTAGCAT ATCCCGCAAGGGCACCAGAAATCAAATGTTCCATCATTAGCAAAGGCTCCAATGAACTCCAATCTAACAAGGATTGTGCCATGGTTGCCAATAATACCATATACTTTCCAGAGGGGTCAACACTGTCCCTGTCCTGCTCTGCTGACAGTGTACCAGAATCTTCCATGGTGTGGAAATCCtccaatgaaacaaaaacattttccactatGCACAAACTCATTCTTGCAAATTTGTCACGCGCCAATGAAGGAATATACATGTGTCAAGCCACAAACATCTATGGAACTTCAAATACATCTGTCACCATCAAGGTAGCAT cACAGGGAGCTTCCAAAACTTTTATAGCTACTGCTAGTCGAGGTGGAGTTTTTGCTGCTGTTATCATAGTGACTGGAGCTTTATTAATACAGTTCTTCAGAAA aagaaagaaaatgccaGATAATACAAAGTTACAGAAATCCCATATCAGCAATAATGATGCAATATACTGCAATATAGAAATGTCTCCAAAG AATTTCAGAATGAATCCTACTGAGCAAGCTGAATCAACCCAAACCTCTGGACTCTGA
- the LOC140341395 gene encoding sialic acid-binding Ig-like lectin 14 isoform X4, with the protein MEYAKMGKNWNTRTITARDVTKKIILNNSRNCGLTLSNMKIKSYHHLCYYQILLFLISHLVRGIESQTYPGYSINVSSHVTVQRGLCVYIPCSFTVPTTETLTGIAVGIWYKWRKTPVASNNRSFSSNGRFFLTGDVQRGDCSLYIENPLYEDGGSYYFKVEDNIRFNYQDIMSFIEVTGLTDKPEISPKKSWLEGEKVTLSCTSPGRCRGITPNITWKGNIHNFETNNHVINHENGTKTHFSNITFTSRREQNNSILSCTVQLEGRLTTKQEITIKVEYPPRPPEIKCSIISKDSNELQSNKDCAMDANNTIYPLQGSSLSLSCSADSVPESSMMWKSFSETKTFSTMHKLILANLSRANEGIYMCQATNIYGTSNTSVTIKVAYPARAPEIKCSIISKGSNELQSNKDCAMVANNTIYFPEGSTLSLSCSADSVPESSMVWKSSNETKTFSTMHKLILANLSRANEGIYMCQATNIYGTSNTSVTIKVAWSFQNFYSYC; encoded by the exons ATGGAATATGCAAAAATGGGCAAAAACTGGAACACTAGGACTATTACGGCTAGAGATGTGACAAAGAAGATTATATTGAACAATAGTAG GAACTGTGGACTAACACTTTCCAACATGAAAATTAAAAGTTATCATCACCTGTGCTATTACCAGATACTCCTTTTTCTCATATCCCATTTGGTAAGAG gtATTGAAAGTCAAACTTATCCTGGATACAGTATAAACGTTTCTTCCCATGTAACTGTCCAGAGAGGATTGTGTGTGTACATTCCATGTAGTTTTACTGTGCCGACAACGGAAACCTTAACTGGAATCGCTGTGGGAATTTGGTACAAATGGCGTAAGACACCGGTGGCTTCTAATAACAGAAGTTTTTCCAGCAATGGCCGATTCTTTCTGACTGGAGATGTACAGAGAGGGGACTGCTCATTGTACATAGAAAATCCATTATATGAAGATGGGGGTAGCTATTATTTCAAGGTAGAAGATAATATAAGATTCAACTACCAAGATATAATGTCTTTTATAGAAGTAACAG gCCTAACAGATAAGCCTGAGATCTCACCCAAGAAGAGTTGGCTTGAGGGAGAGAAGGTGACACTAAGCTGCACGTCTCCTGGAAGATGTAGGGGGATAACCCCTAATATTACATGGAAAGGAAATATCCACAATTTTGAAACAAATAACCATGTTATAAATCATGAAAATggcacaaaaacacatttctccaacaTTACTTTTACGTCAAGAAGGGAACAGAACAACTCAATATTATCATGCACAGTGCAGCTCGAAGGGAGATTGACCACTAAACAAGAAATTACCATAAAAGTTGAGT ATCCCCCAAGGCCACCAGAAATCAAATGTTCAATCATCAGCAAAGACTCCAATGAACTCCAATCTAACAAGGATTGTGCCATGGATGCCAATAATACCATATACCCTCTACAGGGGTCATCGCTTTCCCTGTCCTGCTCTGCAGACAGTGTACCAGAATCCTCCATGATGTGGAAATCCTTcagtgaaacaaaaacattttccactatGCACAAACTCATTCTTGCAAATTTGTCACGCGCCAATGAAGGAATATACATGTGTCAAGCCACAAACATCTATGGAACTTCAAATACATCGGTCACCATCAAGGTAGCAT ATCCCGCAAGGGCACCAGAAATCAAATGTTCCATCATTAGCAAAGGCTCCAATGAACTCCAATCTAACAAGGATTGTGCCATGGTTGCCAATAATACCATATACTTTCCAGAGGGGTCAACACTGTCCCTGTCCTGCTCTGCTGACAGTGTACCAGAATCTTCCATGGTGTGGAAATCCtccaatgaaacaaaaacattttccactatGCACAAACTCATTCTTGCAAATTTGTCACGCGCCAATGAAGGAATATACATGTGTCAAGCCACAAACATCTATGGAACTTCAAATACATCTGTCACCATCAAGGTAGCAT GGAGCTTCCAAAACTTTTATAGCTACTGCTAG
- the LOC140341395 gene encoding sialic acid-binding Ig-like lectin 14 isoform X3 has product MEYAKMGKNWNTRTITARDVTKKIILNNSRNCGLTLSNMKIKSYHHLCYYQILLFLISHLVRGIESQTYPGYSINVSSHVTVQRGLCVYIPCSFTVPTTETLTGIAVGIWYKWRKTPVASNNRSFSSNGRFFLTGDVQRGDCSLYIENPLYEDGGSYYFKVEDNIRFNYQDIMSFIEVTGLTDKPEISPKKSWLEGEKVTLSCTSPGRCRGITPNITWKGNIHNFETNNHVINHENGTKTHFSNITFTSRREQNNSILSCTVQLEGRLTTKQEITIKVEYPPRPPEIKCSIISKDSNELQSNKDCAMDANNTIYPLQGSSLSLSCSADSVPESSMMWKSFSETKTFSTMHKLILANLSRANEGIYMCQATNIYGTSNTSVTIKVAYPARAPEIKCSIISKGSNELQSNKDCAMVANNTIYFPEGSTLSLSCSADSVPESSMVWKSSNETKTFSTMHKLILANLSRANEGIYMCQATNIYGTSNTSVTIKVAYPARAPEMFHH; this is encoded by the exons ATGGAATATGCAAAAATGGGCAAAAACTGGAACACTAGGACTATTACGGCTAGAGATGTGACAAAGAAGATTATATTGAACAATAGTAG GAACTGTGGACTAACACTTTCCAACATGAAAATTAAAAGTTATCATCACCTGTGCTATTACCAGATACTCCTTTTTCTCATATCCCATTTGGTAAGAG gtATTGAAAGTCAAACTTATCCTGGATACAGTATAAACGTTTCTTCCCATGTAACTGTCCAGAGAGGATTGTGTGTGTACATTCCATGTAGTTTTACTGTGCCGACAACGGAAACCTTAACTGGAATCGCTGTGGGAATTTGGTACAAATGGCGTAAGACACCGGTGGCTTCTAATAACAGAAGTTTTTCCAGCAATGGCCGATTCTTTCTGACTGGAGATGTACAGAGAGGGGACTGCTCATTGTACATAGAAAATCCATTATATGAAGATGGGGGTAGCTATTATTTCAAGGTAGAAGATAATATAAGATTCAACTACCAAGATATAATGTCTTTTATAGAAGTAACAG gCCTAACAGATAAGCCTGAGATCTCACCCAAGAAGAGTTGGCTTGAGGGAGAGAAGGTGACACTAAGCTGCACGTCTCCTGGAAGATGTAGGGGGATAACCCCTAATATTACATGGAAAGGAAATATCCACAATTTTGAAACAAATAACCATGTTATAAATCATGAAAATggcacaaaaacacatttctccaacaTTACTTTTACGTCAAGAAGGGAACAGAACAACTCAATATTATCATGCACAGTGCAGCTCGAAGGGAGATTGACCACTAAACAAGAAATTACCATAAAAGTTGAGT ATCCCCCAAGGCCACCAGAAATCAAATGTTCAATCATCAGCAAAGACTCCAATGAACTCCAATCTAACAAGGATTGTGCCATGGATGCCAATAATACCATATACCCTCTACAGGGGTCATCGCTTTCCCTGTCCTGCTCTGCAGACAGTGTACCAGAATCCTCCATGATGTGGAAATCCTTcagtgaaacaaaaacattttccactatGCACAAACTCATTCTTGCAAATTTGTCACGCGCCAATGAAGGAATATACATGTGTCAAGCCACAAACATCTATGGAACTTCAAATACATCGGTCACCATCAAGGTAGCAT ATCCCGCAAGGGCACCAGAAATCAAATGTTCCATCATTAGCAAAGGCTCCAATGAACTCCAATCTAACAAGGATTGTGCCATGGTTGCCAATAATACCATATACTTTCCAGAGGGGTCAACACTGTCCCTGTCCTGCTCTGCTGACAGTGTACCAGAATCTTCCATGGTGTGGAAATCCtccaatgaaacaaaaacattttccactatGCACAAACTCATTCTTGCAAATTTGTCACGCGCCAATGAAGGAATATACATGTGTCAAGCCACAAACATCTATGGAACTTCAAATACATCTGTCACCATCAAGGTAGCAT ATCCCGCAAGGGCACCAGAAATGTTCCATCATTAG